The Coffea arabica cultivar ET-39 chromosome 6e, Coffea Arabica ET-39 HiFi, whole genome shotgun sequence genome contains the following window.
aagggataattgcagaaacctcccctgaggtttctgacatttgcactgacctcccctgtggtttgaaaaattacactaacctcccctgaggttactaatcctttgcaaatccagtccaaacgattaaaatattgttttaaggagtgaaattagaagtttttaccaaatttgtcctttgtattacatgtccaatgaatgacaaagtactacaaatcaattaacaattaataaattttaaggaGTATAGTTTATAAGCAAATATGCATTACCTATGtaaagtatcggctctttatgggtattttactttcaaacatttaatttaatacaaatatttacgctcaaatacagatttgtatttactttcaaatatttaatttttgttaaatacaaaaactaccaatctttgtttccgtaaaaatattaatataacactttttcaattttaattacaaacatttatgtatttaacataaattaaatgattcagaataaaatacccataaagagccaatactttactcatgtaatggatgatagccataaagaattaatactttatgggtcatttcttttttttaaaaaatatttaatttatattaaataaataatctaccgatttcctttttgcaagaatattactgtaacacttttttgaattttacttacaaacattgatatatttatcataaattaaatgtttgaaagtaaaatacccgtaaAAAATCGGTAAtttaaatgagtaatgcgtGTTCGCACATAAAAAACCGAtaactatttaaagtaccggttctttacgggtattttattttcaaacatttaatttaatacaaatatttacgctcaaatacatatttgtatttactttcaaatatttaatttttgttaaatacaaaacctaccaatctctcttccgtaaaaatattaatataacacttttttaattttagttacaaatatttatatatttaacataaattaaatgattcataataaaatacacataaaaaatgaatactttactcatgtaatggatgaaaaccataaaaaattaatactttatgggccatttcttttttaaaaaatatttaatttatattaaatgaATAACCTAtcgatttcctttttgcaagaatattactgtaacactttttgaattttacttacaaatattgatatatttatcataaattaaatgtttgaaagtaaaatacccgtaaAGAACCGGTattttaaataggtaatgcgtatttgcctataaactatactTCTTagagtttattaattgttaattgatttgtagtaccttgtcattcattggacatgtagtacaaaggacaaatttggtaaaaacttctaatttcactccctaaaacaatattttaatagtttggactgaatttgcaaaggattagtaacctcatgggaggttagtgtaattgttcaaaccacaggggaggtcagtataaatgtcagaaacctcaggggaggtttctgtaATTATCCCATGAATTAAATAGCAATTTTGATGGCACAATAACGAtcaattgcaaatcactccacaaCTTTACATGGGTTGCAGTAACACCCCACTCCAACTCCAACTTcaaaattcaagtccaaaccAATGTGTttggctgctgctgctgctgccttttccccttttttttcttcatctctGTGGCTTCCAATTTTGATGAGATATGGGACAAGTACAGAGCCAACCAGTAGGTCCAGAGGATGAAAAGAACCCTTCTTCAGCTCATCCTGCCGGCGCCGCCACCGATGATCAGAATTCATCTCTTGATTCTTTAATTGCTGGTCCAATACTCCTccatcctttctttttttctgattATTACTTCTTGTAATTTGACCTAATATTGGACTGAGTAGACGAGCCTTAAACCCGAAACCCTGCTCAAAAGTTaataacttttctttttttagtgcAGAAGCTGCAGCATTTGGCGATGAAGATGAGAATTTGGTAGGATGGATTCAGTTTCCAACTATTACTAATTAAAACTACTGATTCAATTTTCTGTTTTgagtttttttaatatattgtgGTTCAAACTTGGGACTGACTGAAATTTATGTGGCCTCAAATGTGAAGTCAGTGGAGGAAAAAGCTCAGAGAGCACTGGAATGCCCTTGCATTGCTCATTTGAGGACAGGTCCTTGTGGCTTCCAGTTCTCTAATGCCTTCCTCTGTTTCCTCAAGAGCACTGCTCCAGAGAAGGTAATCACCAAAACCTacaatcatatttttttttcctttttttcattttctgccTTCTACTGATTCAGTATGCAATTTGAGTTACTGAAAAACCACCtgaaatacattttttaaagttGGATTAACACTAGCAAATTGCTGCGCCAAGCATTATCATTCAAGTGTAAGAAGAAATGTCTTTTTAAATCGTTTAGGGCCAGAAACAAATGTTTGTGCAATGTTCATATGGTTGCGGCTCTTTTAGGTTATACCACCTTTTATATGTCTTTAAATTATCATAGCTTATGTGAAACCAAATCTGATATAGATGGAGATCAAGGGCCGGATAATCGGCCACAATTGCTCAAGAAAATACCCACATTCCCTTCTTCCTCCCCTGTTATAGGAGGAGATAGATGGATGGAATTAGCTGCAATTGCCTAAGAAATAATCCCTGTTATGTTGTCTGTGTCTGCATAGAGCCCGTCCTTGCACTCTTGTTTTGTGTTTCTCAAGGACTTGTGATGCTTGAATATTGGTGAGAGACTGCAAGTACCTAAAGCCAAAATTTTGACCACATTACTTGTGCTTGGGAAATGAAGAACCAACTTGAAAATGAGATGAAATCAATCTTATCAAAACCTCTAAATCATAATATTTACTTGGGTACTCAAAGATTTAATCTTGAGAAAGGAATACCTGATGATCActgtaaaattattttttccaagaaatctCGTCTCCTTTGCTTTTCTCATGTTCTAGCTTGCATGGTGCTGATATGAACATTTATGCTCGCACTCATACACCACCACATGTTTATACTGGTGCAATTGTCAGTGGCTTGCCTCATCTTATGCTGCCAGCAGATAATATAACCTCTAttgcaaatcaaaatttactcGATTGTTAACTACACCAGGCTAAAATTTTAGCAGGAAATTGGGCCCTGTAATGTAGTCTCTCTGTGTTCTTAACTTTTAGTCCAGTAGTCATTATAGAGCACATTTTTAGCAGTTATTATTTGAAAACCTTCCAACCTGCATTTCCAAGGTTCTAATTGTTTGGGTTGAGAAATGCACTTAGGTTAGATCAGTGTCTGGGAGATATGATCTTCATATTGCCGTCCTTTCTTTTAGTCATTCAACAAGAAGAAAGTATTGTAGTCGACTTCCACACTGTTAATGCTTAATAGGATAAGAAAACACAATCCCTAATATAGGATATAGTAATGTAGTCTCTCTCACTGTTTTGCCATTAATATATGAGGGtcataggtttttttttttttaccttttgtcTCTATGTCTATCTTGTCTTGCAGCCTCTTAATTTGTTTGCTACTTTCCTTGTAGGGCTCAGACTGTGTTCATCCATTTGTGGCTCTGCAGAATTGTATCAAAGCAAATCCTGATGCATTTTCTAAGGACATTTTAGAAGACGATGAGATCAAGAAAAAGGATGGCGAAATCAAGAAAGAGGAAAAGCCATCGAAGGAATACAAAATTCACCCTCCTCTCTGGTCTGTAGAATCCAAAAAATCCAAACATATGTCTTAAGACAGAATGTACTTATTCGATTCCATGGAACCTCATATATTGAATTATTAACTTCGATGGGGTATTTTTCCAGTCTATTATTACCAAGAGATTCCTTAGACACCACAAGGAAGTTTTCTTTCACTAGAATGACTAGAGGCATTTTGTAAACGTTAATAACAATCTGTAGATTGATCCCGTTATTAGTTTTAACTGAGCAAGAAGGCCCTCGAATGCTTTTTATTCTTGAAAGAGTGGATTGAGATTTGGAGGGTCATTTATGTTTTAGAAGTctagaaaaacaaaagatgcTTTCCACAAGTAAATCAAAACTACTTTACATTTAACGTTTTCGCCCTGGAAGAAACTAAAAGTGGTAAACATCAATGCTTTGAAAGCCTAGAAAACGAAAAGATGTTTTCAGCTACAGTTAACTTTAATGTTTTCATCTGGAAGAAactaaaattggtaaaatttatTATAATGCTATCTCAGTGTTGCCATGAAGCTCTGAAGACAAACTAGACTCGAGAGCTAACAGGATACCAAAAGAACATTTAGACCACCAATGAACTGCCTACTTCAACGTCTTTTAAGGCCAAGACCTAGAGCACTTTCATCAGTGGCTTTTTTGGTTGGTTTAATTTTGTGGCAAAAGCAGGATACTTCTCATTAGACATAGCCCATAAAAGTATTTCACCAAGATTGCTCAAATAGCAAAGAAATATGTGATCAAACAGAATAATCTAGAAAACTTAATTGCAGCTGTCAAACTAGGTAAATAGTAAGCTCGAACGTGTCCAACTATGACTGTACTCAAGACATTATAGTATCCGAGCACTCCTTGATCCTACTGCATTTGCATTATATCCCACCAcaattttgccaaaattttgcatatttggtGAGAATCACGAAGCATTGGATGATTCATCTGGAGAATTTTCAGATTCTGACCAATCAATCATTTTCTCCAGTGAATCCAGATCCCCAGCTTCTGAAACTGTGTGTAACCTGATATTTTCTGCATCCTCACTGAGAGAATTGAAAAGCAAGAAATTGTCAATTGAGTAGAAAGTTTTAAATTAAAATGACTAAGAGGTTCCACCGGAGATTCTTACTCAGCAACTCCAAATATTTCTTTGACAGTTATCGAGCTATCCCTTGAACTCAGGCAGCTGGTAGATAGGTACAAAAAGTTAAATAATGCATTAAAATGTACCGAAATGCATATCGGCGATACAAAAACTGGGTTTAGAACAAGTCCTATCCAAGATTAAGATTACAATTCAACAGGAAAATCTCTCTCCTTCTAGACAAGCTTAGATACCATCGATGAAACTAAAGTATTAGATTGGAGGACTTTTCAAACAAGATGCCAAACAGAAAAGAGATCCATGTGAACTTCAAGACAAGAAGGATGACATTGGTAACTAGGATAGACCTTGAGCAAGACCGATGTACATAAAATTAGTACATCATAGTTCACTCACAGCCACCGAGAATGACATGGACTTCTCTGAAGTTTAATTTAATCACTAGCACGCCAAGTATATGGAGTTAAACTCATGTGAAGACCAAATTGTCATCCTACGTTGTGAAACTAGAGCAGGTTTCTGAATAAACCAAATGTTACAATATATTTGTTTATACTTAAGGCTCTGTACGGATTCCCA
Protein-coding sequences here:
- the LOC113695377 gene encoding mitochondrial intermembrane space import and assembly protein 40 homolog, encoding MGQVQSQPVGPEDEKNPSSAHPAGAATDDQNSSLDSLIAEAAAFGDEDENLSVEEKAQRALECPCIAHLRTGPCGFQFSNAFLCFLKSTAPEKGSDCVHPFVALQNCIKANPDAFSKDILEDDEIKKKDGEIKKEEKPSKEYKIHPPLWSVESKKSKHMS